In the Kribbella sp. NBC_00482 genome, one interval contains:
- a CDS encoding alpha/beta hydrolase-fold protein — MGELVTETFEYDGGRQVAVYVPADPPEAIVFAGDGQLITQWGADLEQADVPPTMVVGTYRTDDADEMVRIEEYSPSFNEERFAAHERFFVEDVRDWVRSRFGVALPAERTAVCGVSASAELALAMGVRHPDIYGAIFAASPGGGYRPPEDMPSPLPRAYLVAGTQEPWFMENAARWADALRDADADVVITEREGDHGDPFWQAEFPLMASWAFTT, encoded by the coding sequence ATGGGAGAACTCGTCACCGAGACGTTCGAGTACGACGGTGGGCGGCAGGTCGCCGTCTACGTGCCGGCGGATCCACCGGAAGCGATCGTGTTCGCGGGTGACGGCCAACTGATCACCCAGTGGGGCGCGGATCTCGAGCAGGCCGACGTACCGCCGACGATGGTGGTCGGTACGTACCGTACGGACGACGCGGACGAGATGGTGCGGATCGAGGAGTACTCGCCGTCGTTCAACGAAGAACGGTTCGCGGCGCATGAGAGGTTCTTCGTCGAGGACGTTCGCGACTGGGTGCGATCCCGCTTCGGCGTCGCCTTGCCGGCCGAACGGACCGCGGTGTGTGGCGTCTCGGCGAGCGCGGAGCTCGCCCTGGCGATGGGCGTTCGGCACCCGGACATCTACGGCGCGATCTTCGCCGCCTCACCTGGTGGCGGCTACCGGCCGCCGGAGGACATGCCGAGCCCGCTCCCACGCGCCTACCTGGTCGCCGGCACCCAGGAACCGTGGTTCATGGAGAACGCCGCCCGCTGGGCCGATGCCCTCCGCGACGCCGACGCAGACGTGGTCATCACCGAACGCGAGGGCGACCACGGCGACCCCTTCTGGCAGGCCGAGTTCCCGCTCATGGCGTCCTGGGCCTTCACAACCTGA
- a CDS encoding NUDIX hydrolase, which translates to MSRRVAAYAVCVEDGRMLLARYVSPYGDGSWWTLPGGGVEHCEDPFDTVTREVAEETGYESVVERLLGVDSRIVPAAVRRRPGSEDHQNIGIFYAVRITAGTTRPEPNGETAESVWTPIDKIPTLHRAALVDIGVALAESHPPTGHVPPVKAGGLIEH; encoded by the coding sequence ATGAGTCGACGGGTGGCGGCGTACGCGGTGTGTGTCGAGGACGGGCGGATGCTGCTGGCGCGGTACGTCTCGCCGTACGGCGATGGGAGTTGGTGGACTCTGCCGGGCGGTGGTGTCGAGCACTGTGAGGATCCGTTCGACACCGTGACGCGCGAGGTCGCCGAGGAGACTGGGTACGAGTCGGTCGTCGAGCGGCTGCTCGGGGTCGACTCGCGGATCGTGCCGGCCGCCGTACGGCGTCGTCCCGGGTCCGAGGACCACCAGAACATCGGCATCTTCTACGCCGTCCGGATCACCGCCGGCACCACCCGCCCCGAACCCAACGGCGAGACCGCCGAATCCGTCTGGACCCCGATCGACAAGATCCCGACGCTCCACCGCGCCGCCCTGGTCGACATCGGCGTCGCCCTGGCCGAGTCCCACCCGCCCACCGGCCACGTCCCACCCGTGAAAGCCGGCGGCCTGATCGAGCATTAG
- a CDS encoding VOC family protein: MRLGIQNVVFACPGNTPESYDCGARPIATFYAELLGMRVIREDWFLIGDGRLNLGFGDGPIDYQAPRWPDSAYPQQMHLDIAVPDLAQVEVPGATLLDDSEAWHVYADPIGHPFCLHESATDRAEIARIVIDCPEPQALATFYSALLDLPERVVDSPDRVVLADSPALAFQRSDAAAPRWPDPAYPQQVHLDLSTDDVPAARDHALAVGAQPLQTTGPDHYVYADPAGHPFCI, encoded by the coding sequence ATGAGGCTCGGGATCCAGAACGTCGTGTTCGCATGCCCCGGGAACACGCCTGAGAGCTACGACTGCGGGGCCCGGCCGATCGCGACGTTCTACGCGGAACTGCTGGGAATGCGCGTGATCCGCGAGGACTGGTTCCTGATCGGCGACGGTCGACTCAACCTCGGGTTCGGCGACGGGCCGATCGACTACCAGGCGCCACGGTGGCCGGATTCGGCGTACCCACAGCAGATGCACCTGGACATCGCCGTACCCGATCTGGCGCAGGTTGAGGTTCCCGGTGCGACGCTGCTCGACGACTCAGAGGCCTGGCACGTGTACGCCGATCCGATCGGGCACCCGTTCTGCCTGCACGAATCGGCGACCGACCGGGCGGAGATCGCTCGGATCGTCATCGATTGCCCCGAACCGCAGGCGCTGGCCACGTTCTACAGCGCGCTCCTCGACCTGCCTGAGCGCGTGGTCGACAGTCCCGACCGGGTCGTGCTGGCCGACTCGCCGGCGCTTGCCTTCCAGCGTTCCGACGCCGCGGCTCCGCGATGGCCCGACCCGGCGTACCCGCAGCAGGTTCATCTGGATCTTTCCACGGACGATGTGCCTGCTGCGCGCGATCATGCGTTGGCGGTCGGTGCTCAACCGCTTCAAACCACCGGACCGGACCACTACGTGTACGCCGACCCGGCCGGGCACCCGTTCTGCATCTGA
- a CDS encoding DinB family protein: protein MSVWRVPERVEPPNDPVDERAALEDRLEFQRTTLLMKCGGLTPEQLVLRSVPPSAMSLLGLVRHLSGVEAWFHEYDGQPDHLYFWDYVPGAAKGFDVDLARADDDLASYQASVARSRAAVAGLGLDSVSPGEDYTLRWIYLHMIEEYARHNGHADLLRERIDGATGE from the coding sequence GTGTCGGTCTGGAGAGTGCCTGAGCGGGTTGAGCCGCCGAATGATCCGGTCGACGAGCGGGCCGCGCTCGAGGATCGGCTCGAGTTCCAGCGGACGACGTTGCTGATGAAGTGCGGTGGGCTGACGCCGGAGCAACTCGTGCTGCGTTCGGTGCCGCCGTCGGCGATGTCGCTGCTCGGTCTGGTGCGGCATCTGTCCGGAGTCGAGGCTTGGTTCCACGAGTACGACGGCCAACCGGATCACCTGTACTTCTGGGACTACGTGCCGGGGGCGGCGAAGGGATTCGATGTCGACCTCGCGCGGGCTGACGACGACCTGGCCAGCTACCAGGCGAGCGTCGCCCGGTCGCGGGCCGCCGTCGCAGGTCTTGGTCTCGACTCGGTCAGCCCGGGCGAGGATTACACGCTGCGGTGGATCTACCTGCACATGATCGAGGAGTACGCGCGCCACAACGGGCACGCGGATCTCCTCCGTGAGCGCATCGACGGTGCTACGGGTGAATAG
- a CDS encoding FMN-binding negative transcriptional regulator has product MYVPAHFAPDDEAVLELLAHHGAADLVTMTPDGLTATMLPFVHDRERNVLLGHLARNNEHWRLPVIGDALVIMRGPDAYISPTWYASKQDDGRVVPTWNYVTAHIHGTMTVHDDPAWVENVVRRLSDHHETGRAAPWSVDDAPAKFVAGQLRAIVGVEIGIKRIEAKFKLSQNRPAADVDGVIDGLRADGDDRSAEAVAQHRH; this is encoded by the coding sequence ATGTACGTTCCTGCGCACTTCGCCCCTGACGACGAGGCCGTTCTGGAGTTGCTGGCCCATCACGGGGCCGCGGATCTGGTGACGATGACGCCCGACGGGTTGACGGCGACGATGTTGCCGTTCGTCCACGATCGCGAGCGGAACGTGCTGCTCGGGCACCTGGCGCGGAACAACGAGCACTGGCGCCTCCCAGTGATCGGCGATGCGCTGGTGATCATGCGCGGACCGGACGCCTACATCTCCCCGACCTGGTACGCGTCCAAGCAGGACGACGGCCGCGTCGTCCCGACCTGGAACTACGTCACCGCCCACATCCACGGAACCATGACCGTGCACGACGACCCAGCCTGGGTCGAGAACGTCGTACGGCGCTTGTCCGACCATCACGAGACCGGCCGGGCGGCACCGTGGTCGGTGGACGATGCGCCGGCGAAGTTCGTCGCCGGGCAACTGCGGGCGATCGTCGGCGTCGAGATCGGGATCAAGCGGATCGAGGCCAAGTTCAAGCTCAGCCAGAATCGCCCGGCCGCGGACGTCGACGGGGTGATCGACGGTCTTCGGGCCGACGGCGACGACCGGTCCGCCGAAGCAGTCGCACAGCACCGGCACTGA
- a CDS encoding cutinase family protein, with protein sequence MRKLAALVAGLVAAAGGVYVVAAPAAQADDCGGTYTIVVGGTGDNDSNAPYWQGNISQRVGYPAQPIGYNARQGVNELNRLIRDHRNACPGQHVKAVGFSLGAAVVHTWVTENWQTFDNVNAVLIADPKRAAGPENAGVAGHPAVAPVIGAPLAGADAFFGDVPVLTLCTDDIICNLDARSGVPGYIWGAHGNYNFNVDAYSDDARGQWFNGVFIP encoded by the coding sequence ATGCGGAAACTTGCGGCCCTGGTGGCCGGGCTGGTCGCGGCTGCCGGCGGCGTCTATGTGGTGGCGGCACCGGCGGCGCAGGCGGACGACTGCGGAGGCACCTACACGATCGTGGTCGGCGGCACCGGCGACAACGACTCCAACGCGCCGTACTGGCAGGGGAACATCAGCCAGCGCGTCGGGTATCCGGCCCAGCCGATCGGCTACAACGCCCGCCAGGGCGTCAACGAGCTGAACCGGCTGATCCGGGATCACCGCAACGCGTGCCCGGGCCAGCACGTCAAGGCGGTCGGGTTCTCGCTCGGCGCCGCGGTGGTGCACACCTGGGTCACGGAGAACTGGCAGACCTTCGACAACGTCAACGCGGTGCTGATCGCCGATCCGAAGCGGGCCGCGGGTCCGGAGAATGCCGGAGTCGCGGGCCACCCGGCCGTCGCCCCGGTGATCGGCGCCCCACTGGCCGGCGCCGACGCCTTCTTCGGCGACGTCCCGGTCCTGACCCTGTGCACCGACGACATCATCTGCAACCTGGACGCGAGGTCCGGGGTCCCCGGATACATCTGGGGAGCCCACGGCAACTACAACTTCAACGTCGACGCCTACTCCGACGACGCCCGCGGCCAGTGGTTCAACGGCGTGTTCATCCCCTGA
- a CDS encoding YciI family protein: MAQYMLIMRGTDETNAAMMANIDEMMTTTRRFIEELDKAGVYVAAEGLDDPAQGVVVQFTDEAPIVTDGPYGETKELFGGYFLLDVASKQEAVEWAKRVPAVPGSKIEVRRVPGEDEVPQDSAKFVKDDAYRESNGRR; the protein is encoded by the coding sequence ATGGCGCAGTACATGCTGATCATGCGGGGCACCGACGAGACGAACGCGGCCATGATGGCCAACATCGACGAGATGATGACCACGACCCGCCGGTTCATCGAGGAGCTGGACAAGGCCGGCGTGTACGTCGCGGCGGAAGGGCTCGACGATCCGGCCCAGGGCGTCGTGGTGCAGTTCACGGATGAGGCGCCGATCGTCACGGACGGGCCGTACGGCGAGACCAAGGAACTGTTCGGGGGCTACTTCCTGCTCGACGTCGCCTCGAAGCAGGAGGCTGTCGAGTGGGCCAAGCGGGTCCCGGCGGTCCCAGGGTCCAAGATCGAAGTACGGCGGGTGCCCGGCGAGGACGAGGTGCCGCAGGACAGCGCGAAGTTCGTCAAGGACGACGCCTACCGCGAGAGCAACGGCCGGCGCTGA
- a CDS encoding NUDIX hydrolase, which yields MYDLPVHNTDGSVLLTFDRLHEEDLSSLDPSVPLTASLVVLWCGANCLMVFNRFRQAWELPGGMIDAGESAREAAVRELDEESGQRADSLDFAGVAKIRVAPDDRLEFLAIYCGYVDTPRPFAPNDEMSEAVWWNPGEPLTDLYPIDAALATLCPLEL from the coding sequence ATGTACGACCTCCCGGTCCACAACACCGACGGCTCCGTGCTCCTCACCTTCGATCGTCTCCATGAGGAGGACCTCAGCAGCCTGGATCCGTCCGTCCCGCTGACCGCCTCACTCGTTGTGCTCTGGTGCGGTGCGAACTGCTTGATGGTCTTCAACCGGTTCCGTCAGGCCTGGGAGCTGCCCGGCGGCATGATCGATGCGGGGGAGTCGGCTCGTGAGGCCGCCGTACGGGAGCTCGACGAAGAGAGTGGCCAGCGTGCGGACTCGCTCGACTTCGCCGGGGTGGCGAAGATCCGGGTCGCGCCCGACGACCGGCTGGAGTTCCTGGCTATTTACTGCGGGTACGTCGACACGCCCCGGCCGTTCGCGCCGAACGACGAGATGTCAGAGGCTGTCTGGTGGAACCCAGGCGAGCCGCTGACCGACCTGTACCCGATCGACGCAGCCCTCGCAACGCTTTGCCCTCTGGAGCTGTGA
- a CDS encoding YciI family protein: MAEYVIAFNDEWVPDQTAEDLRTKSAGGMAVIAEMEEAGVFVFSNGGIDASTAICSVEAKDGEPIFSDGPYIETKEHLGGFCVVDVPDDETARYWAGRLAVVLNWPQEIHRFPGRERHNRPTETA, from the coding sequence GTGGCTGAGTATGTGATCGCGTTCAACGACGAATGGGTTCCGGACCAGACGGCGGAGGACCTGCGGACCAAGAGTGCCGGTGGGATGGCGGTGATCGCGGAGATGGAGGAGGCCGGGGTCTTCGTCTTCAGCAACGGTGGGATCGACGCCTCCACCGCGATCTGCAGCGTCGAGGCGAAGGACGGGGAGCCGATCTTCAGCGACGGTCCGTACATCGAGACCAAGGAGCACCTCGGGGGTTTCTGCGTCGTCGACGTACCGGACGACGAGACGGCGCGCTACTGGGCCGGCCGCCTGGCCGTCGTACTCAACTGGCCGCAGGAGATCCACCGCTTCCCCGGCCGCGAACGCCACAACCGCCCAACCGAAACCGCCTGA
- a CDS encoding LLM class flavin-dependent oxidoreductase, producing the protein MTVEIGVILPTSSPDPAQAILGDVRESARYAEEIGLDSVWSTDHLIASAPMLDSSVVLATAAAVTERITVGYNVMLLALRPVAWAAKQISTLQLVSNNRLVLGVGTGNPAHGDVGWRAAGVEFAERGRLTDEALAVLPDLIAGKPATLATGVDATIAPGAPVPPIFVAGNGVRAYRRAAAYADGWATIASSPDEVRTSLERINELAEGKQLKATVVAPQLDGDPLEQLAAYEAAGVERIILPPTGDWHDDYDRAAALKVG; encoded by the coding sequence ATGACAGTGGAGATCGGGGTCATTCTGCCGACGTCGTCGCCGGATCCGGCGCAGGCGATTCTCGGGGATGTGCGGGAGAGTGCGCGGTACGCCGAGGAGATCGGGCTGGACTCGGTGTGGTCGACGGATCACCTGATCGCGAGTGCGCCGATGCTGGACAGTTCCGTCGTACTGGCGACGGCGGCCGCGGTGACCGAGCGGATCACGGTCGGGTACAACGTGATGTTGCTGGCGTTGCGGCCGGTCGCGTGGGCGGCGAAGCAGATCAGCACGTTGCAGCTGGTGTCGAACAACCGGCTCGTGCTCGGTGTCGGGACCGGCAATCCCGCGCACGGTGACGTCGGCTGGCGGGCGGCCGGTGTCGAGTTCGCGGAGCGCGGGCGGCTAACGGACGAGGCGCTCGCCGTACTCCCGGATCTCATCGCGGGCAAACCTGCGACGCTCGCCACGGGCGTCGACGCGACGATCGCGCCCGGGGCGCCGGTGCCGCCGATCTTCGTGGCCGGCAACGGTGTACGGGCGTATCGGCGAGCGGCGGCCTACGCCGATGGGTGGGCGACGATCGCGTCGTCGCCGGACGAGGTGCGGACGAGCCTGGAGCGGATCAACGAACTTGCCGAGGGCAAGCAGTTGAAGGCGACCGTGGTCGCGCCCCAGCTCGACGGCGATCCGCTCGAGCAACTCGCCGCGTACGAGGCGGCCGGTGTTGAGCGCATCATTCTGCCGCCCACCGGTGACTGGCACGACGACTACGACCGAGCCGCTGCACTGAAAGTGGGCTGA
- a CDS encoding putative hydro-lyase — MTTTATLTPAQARSLFRDDFSGPTTGWAGGYTQTNLIAVPADWAYDVLLFCTRNSQACPVLDVSDPGDPTTRLARGADLRTDLPQYRIWQDGELVAEVADATELWRDDLVAFSLGCSFTFETALAAEGIPLRHVDQGRNVAMYLTDRECEPAGRLHGQLVVSMRQIPADRIDDAVRITRAMPAVHGGPVHIGDPGELGITDLARPDFGDPVDAAAGDVPVFWACGVTPQAALMASRPPYAITHAPGYMFITDRRDSDYRV, encoded by the coding sequence ATGACGACGACTGCAACGCTCACTCCGGCCCAGGCACGGTCACTGTTCCGGGACGACTTCAGCGGGCCGACCACGGGTTGGGCCGGCGGGTACACGCAGACCAACCTGATCGCAGTCCCCGCGGACTGGGCGTACGACGTGCTGCTGTTCTGCACGCGCAACTCGCAGGCCTGCCCGGTGCTCGACGTGAGCGATCCGGGCGACCCGACGACGCGCCTTGCCCGGGGCGCGGATCTCCGGACCGACCTCCCGCAATACCGGATCTGGCAGGACGGCGAGTTGGTGGCCGAGGTGGCGGATGCGACCGAGCTGTGGCGGGACGACCTCGTCGCGTTCTCGCTCGGGTGCAGCTTCACCTTCGAGACTGCGCTGGCGGCTGAGGGGATCCCGCTGCGGCACGTCGACCAGGGGCGGAACGTGGCGATGTACCTGACCGACCGCGAGTGCGAGCCTGCCGGGCGGTTGCACGGTCAGCTCGTGGTGTCGATGCGCCAGATTCCGGCGGACCGGATCGACGACGCCGTACGGATCACGCGAGCGATGCCGGCCGTGCACGGCGGACCGGTGCACATCGGGGATCCGGGCGAGTTGGGGATCACCGACCTCGCGCGGCCGGACTTCGGTGATCCGGTCGACGCGGCCGCCGGCGACGTACCGGTGTTCTGGGCGTGCGGGGTGACTCCTCAGGCGGCGTTGATGGCGTCCCGGCCGCCATACGCGATCACGCACGCGCCGGGCTACATGTTCATCACCGACCGCCGCGACAGCGACTACCGCGTTTAG
- a CDS encoding response regulator transcription factor has translation MIRLLIADDHPIVRDGLSGMFAADPGFEVVGEAGDGAEAIRLAEALQPDVILMDLQMPGVNGLAAISQLADRGVRSRVLVLTTYDTDGYVVPAIEAGATGYLLKDAPRDELLRAVRAAADGQSVLAPSVANTLMNHIRTPPAADLLSPRELEVLQLVAAGNTNREAARHLFISEATVKTHLLNIYAKLDVSDRAAAVAEGFKRHLL, from the coding sequence ATGATCCGGCTGCTGATCGCCGACGACCACCCGATCGTGCGCGACGGACTGAGCGGGATGTTCGCGGCCGACCCCGGGTTCGAGGTCGTCGGCGAGGCGGGTGACGGCGCCGAGGCGATCCGGCTGGCCGAGGCGCTGCAGCCGGACGTGATCCTGATGGACCTGCAGATGCCCGGCGTCAACGGCCTCGCGGCGATCAGTCAGCTGGCCGATCGCGGCGTACGGTCGAGGGTGCTCGTGCTGACGACGTACGACACCGACGGGTACGTCGTACCCGCGATCGAGGCCGGCGCTACCGGGTACCTGCTCAAGGACGCGCCGCGCGACGAACTCCTCCGCGCGGTCCGGGCCGCCGCCGACGGCCAATCGGTACTCGCGCCGTCGGTCGCCAACACGCTGATGAACCACATCCGCACCCCACCGGCCGCCGACCTGCTCAGCCCACGGGAACTCGAGGTTCTCCAACTGGTTGCTGCCGGCAACACCAACCGCGAGGCGGCCCGCCACCTGTTCATCAGCGAGGCCACCGTCAAGACGCACCTGCTCAACATCTACGCCAAACTCGACGTCTCCGACCGCGCCGCCGCCGTGGCCGAAGGCTTCAAGCGGCACCTGCTCTAG
- a CDS encoding SDR family oxidoreductase, translating to MSGVVVVGAGPGIGLAVARRFVREGMSAGLIARSEATVKAAAEELGSAGVLPITADVTDEAGLRVALDQVVDAYGVPEVVVYNAALIQPDRIGDLTAQQHLDALAVNVVGAITTAAHLAPAMAERRSGSFLITGGMPLAKPDYASLSLGKAGVRAVVTLLHQQYGAAGVHAASVTVSGGVSPGSGWDPDDIANHYWRLHTQTPAEWIHEIVI from the coding sequence ATGTCTGGAGTTGTCGTGGTGGGAGCAGGTCCCGGGATCGGGCTCGCGGTCGCGCGCCGGTTCGTCCGGGAGGGGATGAGCGCCGGGCTGATCGCGCGCTCGGAGGCGACGGTGAAGGCCGCGGCCGAGGAGCTCGGAAGTGCCGGCGTACTGCCGATCACGGCCGACGTGACGGACGAGGCCGGCCTCCGCGTCGCGCTCGATCAGGTGGTCGACGCGTACGGCGTACCTGAGGTGGTCGTCTACAACGCCGCACTGATCCAGCCGGACCGGATCGGCGATCTCACCGCGCAGCAGCATCTCGACGCGCTGGCGGTGAACGTGGTCGGCGCGATCACCACCGCGGCACACCTCGCGCCCGCGATGGCCGAGCGCCGCAGCGGGTCGTTCCTGATCACCGGCGGCATGCCGTTGGCGAAGCCCGACTACGCGAGCCTGTCCCTCGGCAAGGCCGGCGTCCGCGCGGTCGTTACCCTCCTGCACCAGCAGTACGGCGCGGCCGGTGTGCATGCCGCGAGCGTCACCGTCAGCGGCGGCGTCTCCCCCGGCAGCGGCTGGGACCCGGACGACATCGCGAACCACTACTGGCGCCTGCACACCCAGACCCCGGCCGAATGGATCCACGAGATCGTCATCTGA
- a CDS encoding VanZ family protein, which translates to MLETYRGIPHLLDTWLVLTGMTLPIALSSFRRPGDLVPRLAAFCLPAAFALVFAATLSPTAHRLGQIGECGTHLTTTGGLTSLQGLLNVVLFVPAAGMLTLASGRPGDGIAAGIGMSAAVEAVQALLPQLGRSCQLHDLIANSLGAFCGVGLAAGLQTLTRSLVARPGFLVVSPAVVEHAAMLVVRRPRHPARHRRGTLVPAGRPARYHSTNTQLSG; encoded by the coding sequence GTGCTCGAGACTTATCGCGGAATCCCACACCTGCTGGACACCTGGCTCGTCCTGACCGGCATGACCCTGCCGATCGCGCTTTCCTCGTTCCGCCGCCCGGGCGACCTGGTCCCGCGGCTGGCCGCGTTCTGCCTGCCGGCCGCGTTCGCGCTGGTGTTCGCGGCGACGCTCAGTCCGACGGCGCATCGTCTCGGCCAGATCGGCGAGTGCGGCACGCACCTGACCACGACCGGCGGGCTGACCTCGCTCCAGGGTCTGCTCAACGTCGTGCTGTTCGTGCCGGCGGCGGGCATGCTCACGCTGGCCAGCGGGCGCCCGGGCGACGGCATCGCGGCCGGGATCGGGATGTCGGCCGCGGTCGAGGCGGTGCAGGCATTGCTGCCGCAACTCGGCAGGTCGTGCCAGCTGCACGACCTGATCGCGAACTCGCTCGGCGCTTTCTGCGGGGTCGGCCTGGCCGCCGGCCTCCAGACGCTGACCCGGAGCCTGGTCGCTCGGCCGGGGTTCCTGGTGGTCAGCCCGGCCGTGGTCGAGCACGCCGCGATGCTCGTCGTACGGCGGCCGCGACATCCGGCCCGGCATCGGCGCGGAACCTTGGTCCCGGCCGGTCGCCCGGCGA
- a CDS encoding sensor histidine kinase, with product MGEQVWPLRVTVVPYVLLACLAAVTIPIKRDQPESLAVDLGLCALIALWTLGMFTLRPARRTDLRAMAIFVIGFVILLAVLVVRDPWFGFLTPAGYFYTFVLLPWPGELLGIGAVAVIAGTAQSYDMPKTNVLGLLGYAAVVGVNVVGMCLAAWLGHRGEELSQQRKEAVDALTETNRRLEATLAENAILHEQLLTQARDAGVIDERQRMAREIHDTLAQGLTGIVTQLQAAENAADWRRHVTTAVGLARESLTEARRSVHALRPQPLQSATLSEAIADVVRRWSAVHGIDVQLTTTGTPRVLTPEAESTLLRATQEALANVAKYAQATRVGVTLSYMEKQVALDVRDDGAGFDPGRTASSESGGFGLVAMRQRVEALAGTLEIESEPGFGTAISATVPLTGVGA from the coding sequence ATGGGCGAGCAGGTGTGGCCGCTGCGGGTGACGGTGGTGCCGTATGTGCTGCTTGCGTGCCTCGCAGCCGTCACCATCCCGATCAAGCGCGACCAGCCCGAGTCACTGGCCGTCGACCTGGGGCTGTGCGCGCTGATCGCGCTGTGGACGCTCGGCATGTTCACGCTCCGGCCGGCCCGGCGGACCGACCTCCGCGCGATGGCGATCTTCGTCATCGGCTTCGTGATCCTGCTCGCGGTCCTGGTGGTGCGGGATCCGTGGTTCGGCTTCCTCACCCCGGCCGGCTACTTCTACACGTTCGTCCTACTGCCGTGGCCCGGCGAACTGCTCGGCATCGGCGCGGTCGCGGTCATCGCCGGTACGGCGCAGTCGTACGACATGCCGAAGACGAACGTGCTCGGACTGCTCGGCTACGCGGCTGTGGTCGGGGTGAACGTGGTCGGGATGTGTCTCGCCGCGTGGCTCGGCCACCGCGGCGAGGAGCTCAGCCAGCAGCGCAAGGAAGCCGTCGACGCGCTCACCGAGACCAACCGCCGGCTCGAGGCCACGCTCGCCGAGAACGCGATCCTGCACGAGCAGTTGCTGACTCAGGCGCGCGACGCCGGCGTGATCGACGAGCGGCAGCGGATGGCCCGCGAGATCCACGACACCCTCGCGCAGGGGCTGACCGGGATCGTCACGCAGCTCCAGGCCGCGGAGAACGCCGCCGACTGGCGGCGGCACGTGACGACCGCGGTCGGGCTCGCCCGCGAGAGTCTGACCGAGGCACGCCGTTCGGTGCACGCGCTCCGTCCCCAGCCGCTGCAGTCAGCGACGTTGAGCGAGGCGATCGCGGACGTCGTACGACGGTGGTCGGCGGTGCACGGGATCGACGTACAGCTGACCACTACCGGCACGCCGCGGGTGCTGACGCCCGAGGCGGAGTCGACTCTGCTTCGGGCAACTCAGGAGGCGTTGGCGAACGTGGCGAAGTACGCGCAGGCGACCCGCGTGGGGGTGACGCTGTCCTACATGGAGAAGCAGGTCGCGCTGGACGTCCGGGACGACGGTGCCGGCTTCGATCCGGGCCGGACTGCCTCGTCGGAGTCCGGTGGGTTCGGCCTGGTCGCGATGCGGCAGCGGGTCGAGGCGCTCGCCGGGACGCTGGAGATCGAGTCCGAGCCGGGCTTCGGTACGGCGATCTCGGCGACGGTGCCGTTGACCGGAGTGGGCGCATGA
- a CDS encoding nucleoside triphosphate pyrophosphohydrolase family protein — translation MDFSGYQQAAARTGGLVATDHPIVYPTLGLVNEAGEVAGKVKKIFRDRQGVITDADRQALTLELGDVLWYLSELCTRLEIRLEDVAEHNIAKLADRASRGVLGGDGDLR, via the coding sequence ATGGATTTCAGTGGTTATCAGCAGGCGGCGGCTCGGACCGGGGGGCTGGTCGCGACCGATCATCCGATCGTGTATCCGACCTTGGGGTTGGTGAACGAGGCGGGTGAGGTGGCAGGCAAGGTGAAGAAGATCTTCCGGGATCGGCAGGGCGTGATCACCGACGCGGACCGGCAAGCGCTGACGCTCGAGCTGGGCGACGTGCTCTGGTACCTGTCCGAGCTGTGCACGAGGCTCGAGATCCGGCTCGAAGACGTTGCCGAGCACAACATCGCCAAGCTCGCCGACCGGGCGTCCCGCGGTGTGCTCGGAGGCGACGGCGACCTGCGCTAA